A single genomic interval of Trichosurus vulpecula isolate mTriVul1 chromosome 6, mTriVul1.pri, whole genome shotgun sequence harbors:
- the LOC118855463 gene encoding olfactory receptor 1009-like, with protein MANGNYTRVTEFIFVGLKCHPKLQVALFVLFLSFYLFNLTGNLGMIFLIRIDAHLHTPMYFFLSHLSFVDISFSTVVAPKMLRDFFEEKKTISFLGCALQQWFFGFFVATECFLLASMAYDHYVAICNPLLYFVAMSQRLCIQLVSGPYAAGFTSTMPHTTAAFRLPFCGPNVINHFFCDISPLFTLICADISVNKIVLFVMAGSVLMFSGLIIIVSYIYILIAILRIRSAEGRRKAFSTCSSHLTAVSILYGTLFFIYVRPSASFSLDLNKVVSVFYTAVIPMLNPLIYSLKNKEVKEAIHRTIAKIKFCISS; from the coding sequence ATGGCCAATGGAAACTACACCAGGGTTACTGAGTTCATTTTTGTGGGTTTGAAGTGTCATCCTAAGCTACAAGTAGCCCTCTTTGTGCTGTTTCTGTCCTTTTATCTCTTCAATCTGACAGGCAACCTGGGAATGATCTTCCTTATCCGAATTGATGCCCACCTTCATACacccatgtattttttcctcaGCCACCTATCATTTGTGGACATCAGTTTCTCTACTGTGGTGGCCCCCAAGATGCTGAGAGACTTCTTTGAGGAGAAAAAGACCATTTCTTTCCTGGGCTGTGCCTTGCAGCAATGGTTCTTTGGGTTTTTTGTAGCCACCGAGTGCTTCCTTTTGGCATCCATGGCCTATGACCACTACGTGGCGATCTGTAACCCCCTGCTTTACTTTGTGGCCATGTCCCAGAGACTTTGCATCCAGCTTGTGTCTGGCCCCTATGCTGCAGGTTTCACAAGCACCATGCCTCATACCACTGCTGCTTTCCGTCTCCCCTTCTGTGGCCCAAATGTCATCAATCATTTCTTTTGTGATATCTCACCTCTCTTTACTCTCATCTGTGCTGATATCTCAGTCAACAAGATAGTCCTTTTTGTCATGGCTGGGTCAGTGTTGATGTTCAGTGGTCTGATCATCATTGTATCCTATATCTACATCCTCATAGCCATCCTCAGAATCCGTTCTGCTGAGGGAAGGCGCAAAGCCTTTTCTACCTGCTCCTCGCACCTAACTGCCGTCAGCATCCTTTATGGGACCCTCTTCTTCATCTATGTGCGACCCAGTGCTAGCTTCTCCCTGGACCTCAATAAGGTGGTGTCTGTGTTCTACACAGCAGTGATCCCCATGTTGAACCCCCTCATTTACAGCTTGAAgaacaaagaagtcaaagaagccATCCACAGGACCATTGCCAAAATCAAGTTTTGTATCAGCAGTTAA